cggtctctatctgttgccgaattgtgtattccaagcgcttagttcggtgctctgcacatagtaagagctcaataaatactatcgaatgaatgaatgaatgaatggagcgagtgccataatcaatcggtggtggttattcagctcttactgtgtgcagagcacagtactaagcgcttgggagagaacagaacaacCGAGacggtgggcacgttccctgcccgcgctgagtttacagtctagagaaaaggaGGCTAATGCTGTAGAGCTGAAACCGACGCGTTGTAAAGACGAAACAGGATATATATTTGGAAATGTTGTTTCATTCATCTCAACTCAAAACATACTAACTTGAGGACGGCTTTCGGTGCTTCTCCCtcaggcaatcgatcaatcagcggcACTTATTTGGCGCCTACCGAGCgctacgcactgttctaagcacttggatcgtTGAACGGCAGCAAGACATTCTcggccctcatggagtttacaatctaatggaggaggcagaaagaaattTCTTCACAATTAGTCCTCTGGCCTGAAAGCTcgctatgggcggggaatgtgtgcgccctcctcaaatccgtcaatcacactcccccccttcaaagccctactgaaggctcacctcctccaagaggccttcccaggctaaggcccccttttcctcagctccccctctcctcggcATGGCCCCaattcctttgctctccccgcgccccagcacttgtgtataaatatatatatctctaattttatttatttatattgatgcctgtttacttgttttgatgtctgtctccccctctctagactgtaagccccgtgtgggcaggtatcgtctctctttattgctgaattgtactttccaaccacttagtacagtgctctgcacacattaagcgctcaataaatacaattgcatgaatgaatgctaattctgttgtactgtactctctcaagcgcttagtacagtgctctgcatctaataagcactcaataaatatcatttattgattgatagggaaagttggaggaagaacaagtataaaCCTGGAAGCAACACAACTACATCAGGAAGGAGTAGTTGAAcaagtaattgaatgtacagatcAATATataaaagacaaaaaaaccccgtaggttcccaaataataataatgttggtatttgttaagtgcttactatgtgcagagcactgttctgagcgctggggcaggcacagggttatcaggttgtcccacgtggggctcacagtcttcatccccattttacagatgaggtagctgaggcccagagaagtgaagtgacttgcccacagtcacacagctgccaagtggcagagccgggattcgaacccatgatctctgactcccaaacccgggctctttccactgagccacgtcgcttcatGTCCCACCTCACCTAGGGATTGGTAACACTGAACCCAAACCTTACGCCAGGCCATCCCTAGGACAATCAGGgattatctgccacttgtctgctgtgtgaccttgggcaagtcacttcacttctctgtggctcagttacctcatctgacaaatggaggttaagactgtgagccccacgtggggcagggaccgtgtccaacctgatttgcttgtagccaccccagtgcttagtacagtgcctaggacatagtaagcacttaaataccagaatgattattattattagtccttaaACCTCCCTCCGGCTCTCTCCTTTGGATCCTAAAGCCCTGCATATTTCTCATTCTTCTACTGCAGGTTTTTTGGGGCACCCTACTCACTGCCCCCCAAATCTCCGCATCACCCTCGCTACCACATCTCTACGGCAGACTCGGGTGTCTTTATACTACAactgggaaggagcgtggcctagcggataaagcatgggcctggcagccaaaggacctgggttctaatccaggctccaccagttgcctgctgtgtgaccttgggcaagccacaacctcttcgtgcctcagtttcctcagctgcaaaatggggattcaacacctggacTCCCTCTTACGCAGACTGAATCTCAtacgggatagggactgggtccaacctggttaatttctatttaccccaatgctaagggcatttgacacataataagcacttaacaaataccataaaaaaaccctcaacTCTTTAAATAGAACCTTTAAGAGTGGGCTCTTGTTTTTCCCTTACCTCACCTATTTTCCTTCGGTCCCTTGACTCATCTGTTTCCAAGTTTAGAGTTTCAtgattttcttcctcccttctcaatTTTCACAATTCTCCAACCCTGACTGGGGAAGGGCTCGGGTTGCCCATGGATTTTAAcgaatgtattttattttattttcaccaTCAGAGGGAGTTGCCTGGTCCCAGCTCTATTATTCACACTTTACCCAAGGCCCCTTGTTCATTCAAGAACTGAGAAGGAAGGAGACTGATCCTTCGGTCTGATCCTTTGGTCTATTTGTTCCTTATCCCCTTTTGGACggagttagtcaattgtatttattgaaggcttactgtgtgcagagcacaatataacaaacagatacattccctccccacgacgagcttaaggtctagagggtgacagtcattaatataaataaatgacagatatttacagaagtcctggggggctgggcggggggatgaataaaagacagccagtcagggtgatgcagagaggagtgggagaagaggaaaggagggtttagtcagggaaagccttttggaagagatgtgccttccaaaagacttttgaagtgggggagagtaattttctgttagatatgagaagcagcgtggctcagtggaaatagcacgggcttgggagtcagaggtcatgggttcgaatccccgctcccccacttgtctgctgtgtggctttgagcaagtcacttaacttctctgtgcctcagttccctcatctgtaaaatggggattaaaactgtgagccccacgtgggacaacctgatcaccttgtatccccccccagcgcttagaacagtgctttgcccacagtaagcgcttaacaaacgccatcatcattagtattctaTGAGAAGGgagaacgttccaggccagaggcaggacaagggcgagaggttggcggcgagatcgaggtacagggagtgataggttagcgttagaggtaAGAGGTGTTCAGGCCGGGTTGAGGTAGGACGgtaagcgaggtgaggtgggaggaggcgaagtgagagctttaaagccgacggtgaggagtttctgtttgatgtggaggtgagcaACCCAAATGACACCCGGCGCTGGTTGGAACTTCCTGAAGATGTCACCTCTTTCTGGGCCCTGCCTCTTGTGGTCCCTAAACCCCTTCCCGGGCTCTGggttggcctcctcctcctctgagctTCGCCCAGGGGTTGACCAGGACTTTTCCGAGATCTGTGCTGAGTTTCAGGATTCTTGGCCGGCCAGGGCGAGACTCATCAAAGTTTGTTTCTTCATTTTATACAAGGGACATTCGCTGCTTCAGAaaacagacaaacacacacacccctcccccgggGCAGCCTACACAATCCCACAGTCGTTTCCCTTTTTGGTCCTTTGGGAGTTGCTAAAGCATGCTGCTGTCATTTTAACTGATTGTATAGGTTGCTGCTTTTTGATTCCTACATTCCTCTCGTTGGAACAAACTCATCCAAAATGATCCTATCTCTTGCATCCTTAACGGACCTTttcccgtactaagagctgggaaaggatCCCCTGGTGGGAATTAAACGTGGCCCGTCCCCTCGGCAGGGGGTTCGCAATCTAAAAAACCTCCAGGAACCTAATGTTATAACGATGCTAAGACTAACTGGTACTGGCTAAGTGTTCACCATGTGTCAAACCcggtaccaagccctggggtagatacaacgtaggTCAGAAGTAGCAAAATGATTGTCTTGTGGCATTATTGTAATAAGAACTCAGGCCCAAAACCCGTACatgccgagcacttagtacagtgctctgcacatagtaagcgctcaataaatatgattgaatgaatgagaagggctaATGTAGATCCAGATAGATAACGTCACCTCTCAACTGTGCAGATTCAGGCCCCGCGATTCCCAACACGCACCCCCGATAAGGTCTCTGCACGGCCGAGGATCCGACCCGCCTTAGAGAGGGGCAGCCCATCAATCCTCATCCtcttcaatcagtaaatcaatggcatttattgagcgcctactgtgtgaagaacatcgtactaagcgcttgggagagtatgacagttGGCttgcacgatccccgcccacaaggagcttacaacataCCACGTACTGTTTTAACTagcacagtgagccccacgtgggacaacctgatcaccttgtatgcccctcagtgcttagaacagtgctttgcacatagtaagtgcttaacaaataccaacattattattacctaccaatTTATGTCCGCATACCTTCCCATTAGATTATATGTTCCTCAAGGGCAgtggaaaatacatttttcctctttttagtATGGGGCTTTGCATTTGGGAAGCCATCAGATACTGCGGATTAAAGTGAGACTGATGCCCCCACCCTAGAAATCTGGCAAATATCCTGAAGCTCCTCTTTTAAATTCTGTAGATAATCAAGTCTTTtctggtctctagactgtaagctccttgtgggcagagaatgtttaccaactctgtcgtattgtactctcccatgcatttagtaccgtcctctgtacacagccagcactcaaataccacagattaaatTCAGTCCATTAGCTCGTGGAAATAAATCAAATTCCTGTCCAATTCATTTCTAGCATCCTTTATCAGGTTTATACTGCCAGATACATCTAGCTGTCTCATTACATAGCTGCGTGGCTTTTTTTGATCCCTTCTGTGTCCCACCTACTCCTACAACAGCCAAGTGTCTTTACTGAGATCTAAGTCAGTCATTACATAACTAAATACATTATTAAGTTTTAATTATTTAAAAATTAAGGGgtgctgcctccccctctgcaACATCCCCTTCTTAAAGGTGTACTCTAACTCTAGGTACTATAAAAAGTAGCCTGCGCTAGGCTCAGGTTTGAGAAAGGTGCTTGGGATGAGGGAGGTCGGTACTTGTTTTGGTCTCACTGCCCTTATTCACCTCAAGGATAACAGGAGAGTCCGGCTGACATCGTTCATATGCTTTTATTATCGTCATTCAAGTCGAGAAGGCAAACCAGCAGCTCCTGCTGCATATTTGGCTGAGGGAGCCAAAATGCTCCACCCCAGTCTGGGCCGACAGTAGGAAGGGATCAGTATCACCAGAGCCACCCAAGGAAGGGAATTTGGTCCTGCTGCGTTCGTTTCACAGGGGTGATTCTCACAGTTGTGTTTCAGGAAATACCATAGCACTGACATCTTATTTCTTAGTGGGTCTAGACATTCCAGCCATTATTTTCAATGTGAACGGAGCCCCTCTTCGGGCGGCCGGCGGGCCAGAGATCTGTATCCAGGACTCTCAGTTCCCTGCAAgacttgggtgggggtggggggtggggaggggaagagagagacagcgaCAGCGAGGGCAAAGTAAGCTCCTCgtcgtgtgcagggaatgtgcctgcttagtatagtgctttgcaaacggtaagcgctcaataaatatgattgaatgaatgcacaaaggACATAAACCGAGAGGGGACTTGGGAGCAGGCCAGAAAAGGCAGTTTCTGCCCACCCGCAGCCTGATGGACGGGTCCTCCCACACAGAGGGTGCAGAAGGGCGTGCCCCATCTATGTCTAATCCCCAAGAGACGGTACTGGGAACCAGCCCTGCCGGCAGAAAACAGCAACGGACACCACGTGGCTGGGCCGACTTTCACATTTACTGCCCTCCTGGACAAGGCCACCCAGAGCAGGGCGATGGATCTGCTTCTCGCAGTAAGAAACAAACTCACTGCAGCTGACTAGGAAGATTGAGATGGAGATGGGTCGTCTTTGGGGCCCATTTTCTCTCAGCCGTTCCTTTGTCAGTGGAAATCTAACCGAGAAAGCCGTTCGGAACCACGAACACTCTGGGCATTCAGTGTCTCTGTGGTTGGGATACTGCTCTCGCCGGATACTGAACTCACCATTAATACGGGAGTTAGAAAATCTTTCCCGTGCCGGGGGGAACACTGAGTGCGGCTATAAGCTTCAGCCCCCCAGAACAACCTTTTCCATTTTGGAACGTAAAGGAAAGAAGGAtaggctatggggtggggaggggggaattgaGTTATTCTTGGGACAGCTACCATCAGGTTGTGCATTCTGGATTCCCAACACATTCTACACCATCTCAGTGTATTTGTACTGAAAAGAGAAACCCACATTACCGTGTTCTTGGGAGGGGAGGCAATATTGATCCCGATGATAACCGACTCTCAGTCCCAAGCAGAAAACACCAAGTAGCTCCTGAGTAACGTAAACAGGTTTCAAACCGGGAAGGAGAGTAACTTTGGGAGGCATCCCAGctttcaccccacaaatccacgAGGTGCTGTTTCACAGGAGATGGAAAGATACATTCACGAAGCTTTAAGGAAGCAGATTAGGACAAATCCTTCGGGTGGTCGCATAATGGCGGGATTCACAATTTTACCATTAACACGGGGAGAAAAACAGGAGGTCAAGCATGGGTTAGGTTGGGCTGGTCTCAGGGGAGAGAAAGGTGAAGGATCCCTTGTGTTACTCATGGGAAACCCtctccaaggccacatagaagcTCTTCTTGTCATCCAGGCAGTGCCACCCGATGGGTCCGATTTCACAGTCCGCACAGACCAGAAACTTGATGTTTCCCACGTCCTTGGTGAAGCCCACGTTCTCGAAGGAGAACATGTCATCTACGAGCCAGTGATCCTGGAGGAGGTCTCCGTCTGGGTCGCTACCGTCTACGAGAGCTGGCTTCTTCctcatggaaggaaggaagagctgcCAAGCAAGAGAACACAGTGAGGGTTTCAAAAGGAGCCCAAGCCCACACCGCCCATTTCTCAGTTTGACCCCACGTCACGGTCCAGCGGCCTTTAAGTCTgtcaagagggagaagcagcgtggcctagtggatagcgcacgggcctaggagtcagaaggtcacggcttgtaatccctgctccaccacctgtctgctgtgtgaccctgggcaggacactccattttcctgtgcctcagtcacctcgtacgtaaaattggaattaagactgcgagccccatgtgggacagggactgtgttcaacccaatctaCTTGTATTTCCCAGCCCGTTGCCTCtcccctcagcgctcagtacagagcctgacacttaacagatatcacaattattacactgtaagctccttataggcagggaatgtgtctgccaattctgccgtactctcctgagcacttagtacaatgtttcgcacacagtaaatgctcaagaaataccccgACTGAGGGATCCACAgtgaatgtgagagaggaggcggCTCTGccgccttgtgtgaccttgggcaaatcgcttcatttaTTTAAGCTTCAGTGTTAGTCGCTTCATTTATTTAAGCTACGGTGTCCTCAAGAACAATGTCGCATTTTAACCTGCGAGGACCTGAGGATATTACCATTATGAAAGAGGTCATTACAATAATGACGTGGTCTCGACCTCCAAACAGATTATTCTCCACTTGCAGTGAACTTTGGCCTTCACAGAAGGCACTACTGTATACAAAGTATTACCATTCCCGTGACATACAGGAGAGATTGGAGTAATTtgtgtattaatgtccgtctgcccctctagactgtaacgctcactgtgggcagggatcgtgtccaccaactatgtggtattgtactctctcaaggacttcgtacggtgctctgcatatagtaagcacttaataaacaccgttGATGATTAAGTCGCTTTTCTGATATTAGTTCACGTATACTGTAACGCCCTCTTTCACGATGACGGTATCTTCTGGTCCTCACACGCTAAAATGTGACTCTGTACTCTAATGGCAAACCACTCCTTCTTGTGCTTTCCCACTGGCAGAAAGGgaatagagagggagggggatgttCTGGggaatcatggtacttgttataatgttggtatttgttaagcgcttactatgtgcagagcactgttctaagcactggggtagacacaggggaatcaggttgtcccacgtggggctcacagccttaatccccattttacagatgagggaactgaggcacagagaagttaagtgacttgccctgttatgcactatgtgccatgtcctgtgctaagcactaggatgggtacaagtcaatcagtccattaaagcagcatggcctagtggcaagagcgcggggttgggagtcggagctcgtgggttctactcccggctctgccacttgtctgctgtgtgaccttgggcaagtcacttcattcattcattcaatcgtatttattgagagcttactgtgtgcagaacactgtactaagcgcttggaaagtaccaatcccttctctgtgcctcagttccctcatctgtacaatggggattgagagtgtgagccccacgtggggcagtgactgtgtccaacctggttaccttgtgtctaccccagcgcttggaacagtgcttggcacatattaagcgccgaACAAAGATTATCatcatcagacacagcccctgtcccagctgTCAGTCTACGGTGAATGATGTGATGGTCCTGTCCTCCACGTGATGAATGTACGACGGTCCCGTCCTCATGGCGGTGAATGGTGCGACGGTCCCGTCCTCAACCCGGCCGGGGGGGCAGACAAGGAGTTCCCAGGGGCTGGGTCGGATGTGCTGGCGAAATTCCCGACGGGAGTCATCTTGGCGGCATCGATGCCCATTCATTAGCTAATAATACTATTTCGTGTCTGTCTGCCGTCTCTCTCTGAAGAGTTCAAAGCTCCATGGCGCTGGTCTCACGCCCTcgctacgggcctgggaggcgggagggaggaggaggaggaagaggagctgatTCACCTGGTTTTCTAAGGGCGAGCTGAGGGCCAGCcttggggcggtggggaggaggagagggaagaaggggaggaggaggagaagaggagggaggaggaggaggagagaggagaggggaggagggggagatgaaagaggaggagggaaggggaggagagggaagagcaggaggccaagagagaagaggagaggaaaaagaggagcaggacaggaaagaggagggggagagggaagaggagaaggagaggggagaggggagaggaaagaggaggaggaaagggaagaggagggggagagggaagaggaggagaggggagagggaagaggatgggggaagaggagagggaagagagggagaggggagaggaaagaggaggaggaaagggaagaggagggggagagggaagaggagaggaaagaggaggagaggggagaagagaaggcaaggggagagggaagaggatgggggaagagggagaggaagagagggagaggggagagaaagaggaggaggaaaggaaagaggaggaggaggagggaagaggagcaggagggggagtgggaagaggaaagagaaagaggaggagggaagaggaaggaggaggagagggaaaagggggagggaagaggaggaggaaaggaggaggagagggaggaggaaaggggaggaggaggaggagggaagaggaaagaggaggagggaagaggagaagaaagataaagaggaggaggagggagagggcgcaGGCCtgcgcggcgggcgggcggggcgggggtgaggggtgaggggtgaggggtgcgggccggggagggccggTCCGGGGGCCCCCGCTCGTCCCCTACCTGTCGCTGGGAGAAGAGGGCGGCGCCGGGTAACAAGACGCGGGAGCCGCAGCGCTGGCACAGCACCGCCTTTCGGTTCCGGCCGTCGGCCGACACCAGCTCTCGCtcccggccggcggcggcggcctcctcctcctcctcctccccggccgcggccgccgccgccgccgccgccgcctcctccatggccgcctccgccgccgctccgCTGCAGCCGCCGCCGCGCAGGCGCAGACGCGGCCCCCCGCGCGCGCACGCCTGCCTCCGCCGCGCATGCGCCGCTTTCCTGCCTCAGCCGGTGTCGGTCATTCAGGCGTAGCCCGTGAGGCTCGTTCGGTACCGGTGATGATCAGGTGgctgtttgttgagcgcttactacgtgcggagccctgtactaagcgcggctcggcggcaagagcccgggctggggagccagaggtcgtgggttcgaatcccgaccccgccacccgtcagctgggggacggtgggccagtcacttcacttctctgggcctcagtgacctcatctggaaaacgatgAATCGTAATtagaataatgatgctatttgttaagcgcttactatgtgcagagcactgttaataataatgttggtgtttgttaagcgcttactatgtgcccagcactgttctaagcgctgggggaggtacaggggaatcaggtcgtcccacgtggggctcacagtcttcatccccattttacagaggagggaactgaggcccaagaagtgacttgcccacagtcacccagctgacgagtggcagagctggaattcgaactcatgacctcggactccaaagcccgggctctttccactgagccacgctgcttctctgcgctgGAGTGGAGaccgggtcatcagattgtcccacgtggggctcacttttttttttttttttaaatccccctttttacagatgaggtgactgaggcaccgagaagtgaagtgacttgcccaaggtcacacagcagacaagtgccggagccgggattagaacccacgacctctgattcccaagcccgtgctcattccactgagcgagcctcgcgtgggacaagctcatgaccctgtattttccccagcacttagaacggtgctctgcacatagtaagcgcttaacaaataccaacgttattattaatcccggctctgccacttggcagctgggtgcctgtgggtaagtcacttcacttctctgggcctcagttccctcctctttaaaatggggatgaggactgtgagcctcacgtgggacaaccctgtatctcccccagtgctcagaacagtgagtgctcagtacatagtaagcacttaacaaat
This sequence is a window from Ornithorhynchus anatinus isolate Pmale09 chromosome 7, mOrnAna1.pri.v4, whole genome shotgun sequence. Protein-coding genes within it:
- the RABIF gene encoding guanine nucleotide exchange factor MSS4, whose amino-acid sequence is MGRELIVGKAREEEEAAAAGRERELVSADGRNRKAVLCQRCGSRVLLPGAALFSQRQLFLPSMRKKPALVDGSDPDGDLLQDHWLVDDMFSFENVGFTKDVGNIKFLVCADCEIGPIGWHCLDDKKSFYVALERVSHE